In Canis lupus dingo isolate Sandy chromosome 32, ASM325472v2, whole genome shotgun sequence, the following are encoded in one genomic region:
- the MYOZ2 gene encoding myozenin-2 isoform X2 — protein MLSHNTMVKQRKQQASAIMKEIHGNDVDGMHLGKKVSIPRDIMLEELSHLSNRGARLFKMRQRRSDKYTFENFQYESKAQINHSIAMQNGKLDGSNLEGGSQQAPSTPPNTPDPRSPPNPENIAPGYSGPLKEIPPEKFNTTAVPKYYQSPWEQAISGDPELLEALYPKFFMPEGKAELPDYRSFNRVATPFGGFEKASKMVKFKVPDFELLLLTDPRFMAFTNPLSGRRSFNRTPKGWISENIPIVITTEPTEDTTVPETEDL, from the exons ATGTAGATGGCATGCACCTGGGCAAAAAAGTCAGCATCCCCAGAGATATCATGTTGGAAGAATTATCCCATCTCAGTAACCGTGGCGCCAGACTATTTAAGATGCGACAAAGAAGATCTGATAAGTACACATTTGAAAATTTCCAGTATGAATCTAAAGCACAAATTAAT CACAGCATTGCCATGCAGAATGGGAAACTGGATGGAAGCAACCTCGAAGGTGGCTCACAACAAGCCCCGTCTACTCCTCCCAACACCCCAGATCCGCGGAGTCCCCCAAACCCAGAAAACATCGCACCAG gatattctGGACCACTGAAGGAGATTCCTCCTGAAAAGTTCAACACCACGGCTGTTCCTAAGTACTATCAGTCGCCCTGGGAACAGGCCATTAGCGGTGATCCGGAGCTTTTAGAGGCTTTATACCCTAAATTTTTCATGCCTGAAGGAAAAGCAGAACTGCCTGATTACAGGAGCTTTAACAG AGTTGCCACTCCATTTGGAGGTTTTGAAAAAGCATCAAAAATGGTTAAATTCAAGGTTCCAGATTTTGAGCTACTACTTTTAACAGATCCCCGATTTATGGCTTTTACCAATCCTCTTTCTGGCAGACGGTCCTTTAATAGGACTCCAAAGGGATGGATATCTGAGAATATTCCTATAGTTATAACAACTGAGCCTACAGAGGATACCACTGTACCAGAAACAGAAGACCTATGA
- the MYOZ2 gene encoding myozenin-2 isoform X1 → MLSHNTMVKQRKQQASAIMKEIHGNDGMHLGKKVSIPRDIMLEELSHLSNRGARLFKMRQRRSDKYTFENFQYESKAQINHSIAMQNGKLDGSNLEGGSQQAPSTPPNTPDPRSPPNPENIAPGYSGPLKEIPPEKFNTTAVPKYYQSPWEQAISGDPELLEALYPKFFMPEGKAELPDYRSFNRVATPFGGFEKASKMVKFKVPDFELLLLTDPRFMAFTNPLSGRRSFNRTPKGWISENIPIVITTEPTEDTTVPETEDL, encoded by the exons ATGGCATGCACCTGGGCAAAAAAGTCAGCATCCCCAGAGATATCATGTTGGAAGAATTATCCCATCTCAGTAACCGTGGCGCCAGACTATTTAAGATGCGACAAAGAAGATCTGATAAGTACACATTTGAAAATTTCCAGTATGAATCTAAAGCACAAATTAAT CACAGCATTGCCATGCAGAATGGGAAACTGGATGGAAGCAACCTCGAAGGTGGCTCACAACAAGCCCCGTCTACTCCTCCCAACACCCCAGATCCGCGGAGTCCCCCAAACCCAGAAAACATCGCACCAG gatattctGGACCACTGAAGGAGATTCCTCCTGAAAAGTTCAACACCACGGCTGTTCCTAAGTACTATCAGTCGCCCTGGGAACAGGCCATTAGCGGTGATCCGGAGCTTTTAGAGGCTTTATACCCTAAATTTTTCATGCCTGAAGGAAAAGCAGAACTGCCTGATTACAGGAGCTTTAACAG AGTTGCCACTCCATTTGGAGGTTTTGAAAAAGCATCAAAAATGGTTAAATTCAAGGTTCCAGATTTTGAGCTACTACTTTTAACAGATCCCCGATTTATGGCTTTTACCAATCCTCTTTCTGGCAGACGGTCCTTTAATAGGACTCCAAAGGGATGGATATCTGAGAATATTCCTATAGTTATAACAACTGAGCCTACAGAGGATACCACTGTACCAGAAACAGAAGACCTATGA